One segment of Alnus glutinosa chromosome 2, dhAlnGlut1.1, whole genome shotgun sequence DNA contains the following:
- the LOC133859616 gene encoding indole-3-acetic acid-amido synthetase GH3.10 encodes MEPYDIIDWFENLSENAGKVQTQTLRRILELNHGVQYLQKWLRDINIQEMDACSLESLFTSMVPLASHADFEPYIQRIADGDTGPLLTQQPMATLSLSSGTTEGRQKYVPFTRHSAQTTLQILRLAAAYRSRVYPIRDGGRILELIYSSKQFKTKGGLAVGTATTHYYASEEFKIRQEITNSFTCSPEEVISSGDYKQSTYCHLLLGLFFSKEVEFITSTFAYSIVQAFCAFEENWEEICNDLREGNLSPRINLPKMRKAVLKIISPDPCLASKIEGFCEELQNRNWASLIPKLWPNAKYVCSILTGSMQPYLKKLRHYAGELPLVSADYGSTESWIGVNVDPSLPPEKVTFAVIPSFSYFEFIPLCRQKQGRFSPIDDLAEDEPIPLSQVKVGQEYEIVLTTFTGLYRYRLGDVVEVAGFHKGTPKLNFICRRKLILTVNIDKNTEKDLQLVVERGSQLLSEAGTELVDFTSHANVANQPGNYVIYWEIKGEVEERVLGECCSEMDAAFVDHGYVVSRRTNSIGPLELCIVERGTFRKILDYFIANGAAMSQFKTPRCTGNQVLLKILNMCTIKRFQSTAYA; translated from the exons ATGGAACCATATGACATCATCGACTGGTTCGAGAACCTGTCCGAGAACGCTGGAAAAGTTCAAACCCAGACACTTCGCCGGATTCTTGAGCTCAACCATGGTGTGCAGTATCTCCAAAAATGGCTCCGGGACATCAACATCCAAGAGATGGATGCATGTTCACTGGAATCTCTTTTCACATCCATGGTGCCCCTGGCCTCACATGCAGATTTTGAGCCTTATATTCAGAGAATAGCAGATGGGGATACTGGTCCTTTACTCACTCAACAGCCTATGGCTACTCTCTCCTTAAG CTCCGGAACAACAGAAGGAAGACAAAAGTACGTACCCTTTACACGCCATAGCGCCCAGACCACTCTTCAGATTCTTAGGTTGGCAGCAGCTTACAGATCAAG GGTTTATCCAATAAGAGATGGAGGAAGGATCCTTGAGTTGATTTACAGCAGCAAACAGTTCAAAACAAAGGGAGGATTAGCAGTAGGAACAGCCACAACACACTACTATGCAAGCGAGGAGTTCAAGATCAGGCAGGAAATAACAAATTCATTCACTTGCAGCCCAGAAGAAGTAATCTCAAGTGGAGATTACAAGCAATCCACCTACTGCCATCTCCTCCTCGGCCTCTTCTTTTCCAAGGAAGTAGAGTTCATAACCTCCACCTTTGCCTACAGCATAGTCCAGGCTTTCTGCGCGTTCGAAGAGAACTGGGAAGAGATATGCAATGACCTCAGAGAAGGCAATCTCAGCCCAAGAATCAATCTTCCAAAAATGAGAAAAGCTGTCTTGAAAATAATCTCCCCAGACCCATGTTTGGCATCAAAAATCGAAGGGTTCTGCGAGGAGTTACAGAATCGGAATTGGGCTAGTTTGATCCCAAAGCTGTGGCCAAATGCAAAATATGTGTGTTCTATATTGACAGGGTCAATGCAACCGTACTTGAAAAAGCTAAGGCATTATGCTGGAGAGTTGCCGCTAGTGAGTGCTGACTATGGATCAACTGAGAGCTGGATTGGGGTGAATGTGGATCCGTCTTTACCGCCAGAGAAAGTCACCTTCGCGGTAATACCCTCCTTTTCTTACTTCGAGTTCATTCCACTTTGTAGACAGAAACAAGGTCGCTTTTCCCCCATTGATGACTTGGCAGAAGATGAACCAATCCCACTCTCCCAAGTCAAGGTTGGACAAGAGTACGAGATTGTCCTTACTACTTTTACTG GGCTATATAGGTACAGGTTAGGTGATGTGGTGGAAGTGGCTGGTTTTCACAAAGGCACCccaaaattgaattttatatGCAGGAGAAAACTAATTTTAACAGTAAATATTGACAAAAACACAGAAAAGGACCTTCAGTTAGTGGTGGAGAGGGGGTCACAGCTGCTGAGTGAGGCTGGAACCGAGCTGGTTGATTTCACTAGCCATGCAAATGTGGCCAACCAACCGGGAAACTACGTGATTTACTGGGAGATTAAGGGAGAGGTGGAGGAGAGAGTTCTGGGGGAGTGTTGCAGTGAAATGGATGCAGCTTTCGTCGATCATGGCTATGTTGTTTCCCGGAGAACAAATTCGATCGGGCCGCTTGAGCTTTGCATTGTGGAGAGAGGGACTTTCAGGAAGATTTTGGATTACTTCATCGCCAACGGGGCGGCGATGAGCCAGTTCAAGACCCCCAGGTGCACCGGCAACCAGGTCCTCCTCAAGATTCTCAACATGTGCACCATTAAGAGGTTCCAAAGCACAGCCTATGCTTGA